The proteins below come from a single Tissierella sp. MB52-C2 genomic window:
- the sigK gene encoding RNA polymerase sporulation sigma factor SigK — protein MKNWILLILSIISKPFVILCGYMINSNSFPKPLSREEEEKYLGLYAKGDENARNILIERNLRLVAHIVKKYNNTGNDIEDLISIGTIGLIKGISTYDPSKGVRLATYSARCIENEILMTIRSTKKIKSEISMHGPIGTDKEGNEINLLDILGSDPDEILDEVHLKLQVRKLYRCINEVLKDREKAIIELRYGLIDGICKTQREIATMLGISRSYVSRIETRALNKLNKALADK, from the coding sequence TTGAAAAACTGGATTCTATTAATTCTTAGCATAATATCAAAACCGTTTGTAATACTATGCGGGTATATGATTAATTCTAATTCTTTTCCAAAACCATTGTCTAGGGAGGAAGAGGAGAAATATCTAGGGCTTTATGCAAAGGGGGATGAAAATGCAAGGAATATATTAATAGAAAGAAATCTGAGGTTAGTGGCACATATAGTAAAAAAATACAATAATACTGGAAATGACATAGAGGATTTAATTTCTATTGGAACTATAGGTCTAATAAAAGGAATATCAACCTATGATCCATCAAAGGGTGTACGACTGGCTACATACTCCGCACGTTGTATAGAAAATGAAATTTTAATGACCATAAGATCAACTAAAAAAATCAAATCAGAAATATCTATGCATGGACCTATAGGCACTGATAAGGAAGGAAATGAAATTAATCTATTAGATATTTTAGGCTCAGATCCAGATGAAATACTAGATGAGGTTCATCTAAAGTTGCAGGTTAGGAAATTATATAGATGTATAAATGAAGTTTTAAAAGATAGAGAAAAGGCAATTATAGAACTAAGATATGGGCTTATAGATGGAATTTGTAAAACTCAAAGAGAAATTGCAACTATGTTGGGGATATCTAGATCTTATGTATCAAGAATTGAAACAAGAGCATTAAATAAATTGAATAAAGCTTTAGCAGATAAATAA
- a CDS encoding YhcN/YlaJ family sporulation lipoprotein: MKNNKFKLLGLSLVIAIAVAGCTTKGTNYRNMSTQARLNGNVNNRWMDNTGLNTRDRLNTSVNDGMVRNNNLSNGMVRNDNLSNGMVRNNAGLYNNGSANTPMNYNSLRNQTTVTDTNVTHMSGRAAEIAKRVAELPEVKDASVVIHGDTALVGCDLRNNAANTNATNTISNSLKQRIEAAVKVADKNIKNVSVTSEPTVYNRIRTISTDVYNNGHPIAGFTNEIRGIINRITAPVR, from the coding sequence TTGAAAAATAATAAATTCAAATTATTAGGATTAAGTTTGGTTATAGCAATAGCAGTAGCTGGTTGTACTACTAAAGGCACAAATTATAGAAATATGTCTACACAGGCTAGATTAAATGGTAATGTTAATAATCGTTGGATGGATAATACTGGACTAAACACTAGAGACAGATTAAATACAAGTGTAAATGATGGTATGGTTAGAAATAATAATCTGAGTAATGGTATGGTAAGAAATGATAATCTAAGTAATGGTATGGTAAGAAATAATGCTGGATTATACAATAATGGATCCGCCAATACTCCGATGAATTATAATAGCTTAAGAAATCAAACTACTGTAACTGATACCAATGTTACCCATATGTCCGGTAGAGCAGCTGAAATAGCTAAAAGAGTAGCTGAATTACCAGAAGTAAAAGATGCTTCTGTAGTAATCCATGGAGATACTGCTCTAGTTGGTTGTGATTTGCGTAACAATGCTGCTAATACCAATGCTACTAATACTATAAGTAATAGTTTAAAGCAAAGAATAGAAGCTGCAGTTAAAGTAGCTGATAAAAATATAAAAAATGTATCTGTAACATCTGAACCTACAGTTTATAATAGAATAAGAACTATTAGTACAGATGTATATAATAACGGACATCCTATAGCAGGCTTTACCAACGAAATCAGAGGGATTATTAACAGAATAACTGCCCCTGTAAGATAA